One genomic window of Quercus lobata isolate SW786 chromosome 9, ValleyOak3.0 Primary Assembly, whole genome shotgun sequence includes the following:
- the LOC115962057 gene encoding receptor like protein 27-like, with translation MLNLANNHFNYSQIPSRIGNLSSLIYLNLSNSFFSGQIPFEISQLSQLSSLDLSYNSYSPFKQLLELKKPNFNSLVQNLTNLIQLDLTMVIISSPFPNVLANMSSLTFLRLSCCGLLGNFPTGMFQLPKLQLLELSYNPDLIGYLPNFYWSSPLKYLGVLNTGFFGEIPTSIGNLESLEYLNLRDCNFSGLIPPSLGNLSKLTTLDLSDNSLIRGQLPSSFANLTQLTRLALSFINLSRETFPWLNKNSKITHLYLRSNNLRGEIPPSLANWTQLSALELSSNQLTGSIPLWLMNLTKLTQLSLASNKLQGPIPSSISELKNLQYLDLYSNNLSGTVDLNTLFMLKNLMYQRLSFNKLSVSTKTNSSASPPKLISLWLASCNLGQFPKFLQGLDGLMYLDLAFNNIHGQIPQWFWKISTQTLLYLDLSHNFLTGFDQPPSVLPWSGLLALNISSNRLSGSLPVPPFSTLLYTISDNSLSGEIPSLICNLSLLQVLDLSGNNLGGMIPRCLSNFSSSLSILKLGRNNFHGTIPQTWTSSSKFRMIDLGQNKLHGQVPRSMARCALLESLDRGNNQIIDAFPSWLGALPELKILILRSNRFYGAIRSPKFNFAFPKLRIIDMSFNGFTGSLPSEFFQRLNAMKTVETEALLYMEAHMSYYLRGFEYMDNFEYSMTMTNKGLRTQYTKIIEFFIAIDLSCNRFEGEIPDSIGTLKALHMLNLSSNILTGHIPLSIGNLTELESLDLSQNKLSGEIPQQLVPQQLVQLTFLEFLNVSYNNLTGFIPQGNQFDTFPRSSFEGNPGLCGNQLSRKCKGPTTSLPLPAPSNDDQNSASSIEFGWKTVVIGYGCGILIGVVIGHIVYTKKHDWFVKNFGMMQQRG, from the coding sequence ATGCTAAACCTTGCCAACAATCATTTCAATTACTCTCAAATACCATCAAGAATAGGCAATCTTTCAAGTCTAATATATCTCAACCTCTCCAATTCTTTCTTCTCTGGTCAAATCCCATTTGAAATCTCACAACTATCCCAGTTGTCTTCCCTTGATCTGTCTTACAATTCTTATTCACCTTTTAAACAATTGTTGGAACTCAAAAAGCCCAACTTCAACAGCCTAGTACAAAACTTAACCAACCTAATACAACTTGATCTCACCATGGTAATCATATCTTCCCCATTTCCTAATGTTTTGGCAAATATGTCTTCCTTGACATTTCTCAGGCTTTCTTGTTGTGGGTTGCTTGGAAATTTTCCAACAGGTATGTTCCAGCTACCAAAATTACAGCTTCTTGAATTATCATACAATCCGGATCTCATTGGTTATTTGCCAAACTTTTACTGGAGCAGTCCCCTTAAGTATCTTGGAGTCTTGAACACAGGATTTTTTGGAGAAATTCCTACCTCAATAGGAAACCTTGAGTCCTTGGAATATTTGAATCTCAGAGATTGCAATTTCTCAGGTTTGATACCACCATCTCTGGGTAATCTTTCCAAGCTTACTACTCTAGATCTTTCAGATAATTCTCTTATTAGGGGACAGTTACCATCTTCTTTTGCAAACCTCACCCAACTGACTAGGCTAGCACTTTCCTTCATCAATTTGAGTCGTGAGACCTTTCCTTGGCTCaataagaattcaaaaattactcATTTGTATCTTAGAAGCAACAATTTAAGGGGAGAAATCCCTCCTTCGTTGGCCAATTGGACCCAACTGTCTGCCTTAGAGCTAAGCTCTAATCAATTGACTGGTTCAATCCCACTCTGGCTTATGAACCTCACCAAATTAACTCAATTGAGCCTTGCATCAAATAAGTTGCAAGGTCCAATTCCAAGCTCAATATCTGAACTCAAGAATCTTCAATATCTTGATCTTTATTCAAATAATTTGAGTGGCACAGTGGATCTAAACACGTTATTTATGCTCAAAAATTTAATGTATCAACGCTTGTCATTCAACAAATTATCAGTGTCAACAAAAACCAATTCCAGTGCTAGTCCACCAAAATTGATCTCTTTGTGGTTGGCTTCATGCAATCTAGGACAGTTCCCCAAATTCTTGCAGGGTCTAGATGGATTGATGTACTTGGATCTAGCCTTCAACAATATTCATGGACAGATACCCCAATGGTTTTGGAAAATAAGTACTCAAACACTACTGTATTTGGATCTTTCTCACAATTTTCTAACTGGTTTTGACCAACCTCCTAGCGTTCTTCCATGGTCTGGTTTACTCGCTTTAAACATTAGTTCCAACAGGCTCAGTGGATCACTTCCAGTTCCACCATTCTCTACTCTTCTCTATACAATCTCAGATAATTCACTGAGTGGAGAAATCCCATCATTGATTTGCAATCTAAGTTTGCTTCAGGTTCTTGATTTGTCTGGGAACAATTTAGGTGGCATGATTCCAAGATGTTTGAGTAACTTCAGCAGCTCTTTGTCAATACTAAAGTTAGGAAGAAACAATTTTCATGGCACCATTCCTCAAACATGGACAAGTTCAAGCAAATTTAGGATGATTGACTTGGGCCAAAATAAATTGCATGGTCAAGTGCCAAGATCGATGGCGAGGTGTGCACTACTAGAGAGTCTTGATCGTGGAAACAATCAAATCATTGATGCTTTTCCCTCTTGGTTGGGAGCTCTTCCTGAATTGAAGATTCTCATTTTACGATCTAATAGATTCTATGGTGCAATCAGGAGTCCTAAATTCAATTTTGCCTTCCCCAAGTTGCGCATTATTGACATGTCCTTCAATGGCTTTACAGGTAGTTTACCTTCAGAATTCTTCCAGAGATTGAATGCCATGAAAACTGTTGAAACAGAAGCCTTATTATACATGGAAGCGCACATGAGTTATTATTTGAGGGGATTCGAGTACATGGATAACTTTGAGTACTCAATGACCATGACAAACAAAGGCTTGAGAACTCAATACACTAAGATCATAGAATTCTTCATAGCCATTGATTTGTCATGCAACAGATTCGAAGGAGAGATTCCAGACTCCATTGGGACTCTAAAGGCTCTACATATGCTCAACCTTTCCAGCAACATTCTCACCGGTCATATCCCGTTATCCATTGGAAACCTAACTGAGCTTGAATCTTTGGACCTTTCTCAAAACAAGCTCTCAGGAGAGATTCCACAGCAACTAGTTCCACAGCAACTAGTACAACTCACTTTCCTTGAATTCTTGAATGTGTCTTATAACAACTTAACGGGATTTATACCGCAAGGAAATCAATTTGATACATTTCCAAGAAGTTCATTTGAAGGGAATCCAGGATTATGCGGAAACCAGTTGTCAAGAAAATGTAAAGGTCCTACAACCTCATTACCACTACCTGCACCCTCTAACGATGATCAAAACTCTGCATCTTCAATTGAATTTGGATGGAAAACTGTTGTAATCGGGTATGGATGTGGTATACTAATTGGAGTTGTTATTGGACACATTGTGTACACCAAGAAACATGATTGGTTTGTAAAGAATTTTGGCATGATGCAACAAAGAGGGTAA